From Plasmodium coatneyi strain Hackeri chromosome 7, complete sequence:
aacaacattccttccaccacccccaaCTCCCCCTTTCCATTTAAGAATAGCAAAATAGAACATAGAGTAAATGTCACatgctgaaatttttttctaaagaagaaaggcagtTGCGCGCAAgcccccttttcccttctatatatgtacataataaaggAGCGCATGTGTGCGTGTACAATGTAATAGAGGAGCATGCGTGTACAAATAAGAATGATATACCATGTTCTATAATGTCCTCAAAGAGTAGCGGTACGGAGAACTATCATATATTACTATAGTAAAGGAAtgtaaaaggaagggtccatggaatggaaggaaaggaatgtagAAGGAATGTGGTGGGTGTGAAAAGGGGGTAGTGATGTGCTGTGCTGCCTCTACACGCacatgttttatatataaataaatatatatatatatatatagggagAAGTAAACAATTTCCCTCCTTAATACATGAAAGAAGGGAGGGAGTGTGtttcttctatatatacagaagaagaatatataatttaaggggaaaaaaatggcaccactATCACAGGTTACTTCTCATAgggtgtatataaatattataagtacaatacattatatataatgtaataaGAGAATAACATATATGGTcccatatataaaaatatatatactcctaCATTCCATTTTACATCAATTACACTTTCAGGATGGAAGTTCAGTTCAATTACCCTCAGAACAAATATACAAGGAATTTGAGGAGCAGACAGGGTGTAATGTatctgaaggaggaagaggaacaaaaacaaaacaggaaATAGAGACAGAATTAGGAACAGTATTCGGGTTGTTACACAGTAATAATGAGGACTGCGCCaggaaaattgtaaatgctTGCTGTTATGCATTAAACATGGAGGAAAGGGGCAATGAGCATTATGATCACCTATgtaattttctatattattggattggtgaccaaatgaagggaaaaatcgATGAGTCCAGGTTCCCCAATGCCATCTCCCTTGTTCATGATGCACTGCGGAATTTGGGCTCCAAATGGAGTTGCAGTAATATATACGAAAGCATTAGCCAAGACCTTTTCGGTCCAGCCAAAATAGTATTCGACTACTACTATAACTACTATAAACTGTTGGATAATTCTGGGCATAATGACTCTACCTTATGTCCAAAGTTGGGGGGAAAATGGCAAGGAGCTAAGGAAGCACATCAACAAATGGAAAGTACGTGCGACCCTACCAGTACTACTAAGGATCCATGTTGTCaagaatttaatgaacaattCAAGGAGAAGTACAAAGCAATATTAGAGTCAAAGCTGGAGTGTGCTACAGTGCAGGAAGCGGAAACTGCATCAGTGGTGACATCAGCGGGAGTAATGACGGTTAACCTCCTATCATTTATGGGTGACTAACACAGtagtgtgtacacacacacatgtaacACCCTACATATGTGTAACACTCTTTCCCATCATATAATGAAGAAGAGTGAGAGGGTGCATAGGAACACCCATTTATACATGTTCCATTATTTGCTAATTTTACACCTTTAGGGTGGGGATGAATCAGTTAAATTACCCTCCGAATTCATGTACCAGCTGCTGGAACAAAGCATGGGGTGTGGTATGGAGGAAGTAGAACATGAATGCTgcaagaagaagggggatcGTTTAGAGATAGTGCTAAATACGCACACAGGAAATGGTATTTCTGCCAATGAAATTATGGACACCTATTGTTATGCGTGTGaattaaggaaagaagaatccGATGATAATACaccctgttattttttttattactggttAGGAGATAAAGTGAGGGAGAAATTGAGTACGGACAGTAATTTTATGGATGCCATGAAGGCAATTTACAGTCAACTGCCGAATGGCGAGTGTAGGAGTGAATTCGATAATTTATACAGTGATGTTGGCATAGACGTTTTCGCCAAtagtaaaatattcttcGAGGGTGAATATAACAATAGTGTTCtaacaaagaagaaggaagaaaatacacCTCTCCGTTGTCAGAAATATAACGGACAACTGGAAACAGTTAAATCAGCATATGATTGGTTATGTGataaatgtgaacacagtacTGATAAGTACTGTGCAAAATTTAAGAAGCAACATAAGACAGATCATGAGTGTAAACAGGAAGTGCTAGGAGAATTAACGTGCAATAATGAAGTTGACGaagatgatgaggatgaagACCACCTTCTGGGTAGTGAGGATGATGCTACAGATACAGAGGGGGATGGTGAGGGGAAGTGCGTGAAACGGAAAGTGAAACCAGTGTCAAGGGTCTCGTATTGTCTCCTAATGGGCACCATGGGGACCCTGAAAGGGACAGGCAATTGTTAAGGCAACCGGCAGATGGTCAATTATCAGGAGGGGATCAGCGGAGCACATCGGCATTGCTCCCAGCAAATACAACTAACCCAGGGGAAAACAGTAGCACCACCCCAACTACTACCATCGTATCTTCCATACTTCCTATAGGTGGATTGCCATTGATCTTTTAtcttctatataaagtaattgtCACTATTTTTGAAttagtatatataatacaattTCATGAGTATTATTCTCgtaagggaaaagaaataaatatgtattagGGATGAGTTCCTCCACTTACATATACTCTGAattcactttcttcctttttattagtataccaatttattctctGGAATAGGTGGCACCCATAGAAGCAACAATAAAAGAACcagaaagagaagaacatCATTAGTACGAAGGTTGAATATGgaaaatgatgatgattCTTCCACATACTACTCAACAACATTAAATAGCTCCCCAACAGAAACTTCCACAATAGATGATAGAACAGAACATTCTACagtatattctgttccatatattagataagttcctcttttctcacttccttctttccctctgTCTGTCTGTCTGTCTGTCTGTCTGTCTGTCTGTCTGTCTGTCTCTAtctctctttctttccttgtctctcttctttcttttaaagaagaagaaaggaagaaaggaaaaaaaaaagaaggaaaaaaaatgtgaaggaaaaatgtaatgcataaggaaggaagaagggagggtctaaggaagttAAGGAAATGAAAGGGAGTGGAAGAGTACgggggaaggagggtctaaggaaggaaaggaaatgaaagggAGTGGAAGAGtacgggggaaggaaggagagtctaaggaaggaaaggaggtctaaggagggaaggaagggtgtaaggaggaaggaaggtttagagttcagagtttagggttcatggtttaaGGTTCATGTGTTCAAGTGTTTaggttcagcgtttaggcTTGAgagtttcagggtttagggattagggttcagggaaGGGAATATATTGttgaaaggaaaggaaggaacctTCCTGAAAAGGGGTAGGGAGGTGTATTAACTACCTGAGTAAAGGAAATGACTTTCCTAGTgtaaggagggaagagaTCATTAACTTCCTAACTAGGGAAGAAGGGTACTTCCTTAGGGGAAGGTACACCCTTTGGTGGTACGAACggtgtatttaaaaaaaaaaaaaaaagcgtatcAAATGCATGAAAGCTTAACTCGGGCAAAAATCaaactatttttattttgcaaaaggaatgaaaaaaatagcaaacaAATTTCTTCGCTACCCAAGCTTATGCTCACGTGCGTGGTAACATTGGTAGTATTACCAACCTGGCCATAAGAAGAAGAGTTCCCTAATTGTGGGAAGGTAGGGGAATTCACTTTTACAGATTTACACGGTTGTGCAATATGCAGGGGTATGTGTgcgtgcatgtatatatgggtgTGGTGCCTGTCCGAGATAAGATGTGCATCACCACAAACGCCAAAACAGTGCTCTTCGCCAATACTTATTTACACAAaagaggataaaaaaaaaagaaattatgttGTCCTACGGGTGTTCTATTTACTCCTCACAATTGTGTTTtgcttgtaaaaaaaattcaccaaaCATAAATTGACTAGGTGGCACATATACGTGGCTACCATTATGCATGCATTTTCAATTGGACAGAAAAACACGTCTCAGTTGAGGTCAATCCTGTTTCCAAATTTTGCATACAACTCCGTTTTCAATTGTTGCTTCTCACttagaatatttttatattcggATTCCaacttcttcaaatttttcttctcctcggCTTTTACCTGCTCTAGATTTTTCTCCATGTATTCGGTGTCGACGCTGAAGAAGCAGTCGCCTAGGGAAGCGTGCACAGCGAGAAGGGGGAGAAATGGGTAAATTagttaaaggaaaattacTGCTACTAATCATGATGATGAGCCGGGTGGTAGCGGCACGGCGTGGAACCAGCGACGCGAATTATTATCCGTGTACGAATGCGATAACCCCCTAACGTATGCATGCACATTTAGGTATGTAGTGCCCATCGCGGGGGCCACGTACCTATGCCCAACATGACGTCTTGAGGAGAGAACGCCAAAGAAACTTCGTCTATTGATGCGTCAATATTAGAAATACTATCGTTCATTAATTTTATCTTTTGTTCGTAAACCGATTGTTTAAAATGTAGGTTGGTgaattttcctatttttttctggtcCTCTACAGTCATGTCTAACCCCAGGTCATACTTCGCATCTTTAATGTTCGCCATTTTGTTGCAGAGAGGAGAAGCGGGTGGGGATATTACTCAAGGGAGTGTCAATACTTGAgaggcaattttttcagtCCAGGTTGAAAGACAATGTGTGCATAACTGTGCGAATATTTCAATGCTCCACAATTAGGGGGGGtggaataaaaatggaaaaaaattgacccCTGGTTTATTCACACGTTTGTGTTGTTCCTGTCATTTGTATTCTCTCAAGACTTGGcgcgtttcttcctttaagaAATGGGGTTGTTCCGGATGCAGCTTGGAGGGTAAAGAAGTGTTGGCACATTTGGTACGTTTGCAAGCTTTCCAGGGCGAGTTAAtagaatgataaaaaaaaaaaaaaaaaatggcgtaTAGCAAAATGTGCCTCATGAGAGgcgcaaaaaagaagtttccgatttgttattttattttttaaaaatgccaTTCCGCAGCTACGCAATACATATGCGTGTACGTATGCCTATGTGTACACGTGAggtttgttcctttcttcctcctccttg
This genomic window contains:
- a CDS encoding Prefoldin subunit 4 — protein: MANIKDAKYDLGLDMTVEDQKKIGKFTNLHFKQSVYEQKIKLMNDSISNIDASIDEVSLAFSPQDVMLGIGDCFFSVDTEYMEKNLEQVKAEEKKNLKKLESEYKNILSEKQQLKTELYAKFGNRIDLN